Proteins encoded within one genomic window of uncultured Sphingopyxis sp.:
- a CDS encoding VOC family protein — translation MTDIPSHHIAAILPCSDLDASTAFYERLGLSVVSDHGSYRLLEDGKGWQLHLTNEARPTWPERDQNPFGLYLYSADVDALAAAAGDAILGPVKAPAHKPWGMYEFALSDPDETLVRIGWPSRLIG, via the coding sequence ATGACCGACATTCCATCGCACCATATCGCCGCGATCCTGCCGTGCAGCGATCTCGATGCCAGCACCGCCTTCTATGAAAGGCTCGGCCTGTCGGTCGTCAGCGACCATGGCAGCTATCGCCTGCTCGAAGACGGCAAGGGCTGGCAGCTCCACCTGACCAACGAAGCGCGGCCGACGTGGCCCGAACGCGACCAGAATCCGTTCGGCCTCTATCTCTACAGCGCCGATGTCGACGCGCTCGCCGCCGCGGCCGGGGATGCGATATTGGGACCGGTCAAGGCGCCGGCGCACAAGCCATGGGGCATGTATGAATTCGCGCTTTCCGATCCCGACGAAACGCTGGTGCGCATCGGCTGGCCCAGCCGCCTGATCGGCTGA
- a CDS encoding VOC family protein codes for MTKYLHTMIRVSDPDATVDFFKLIGLEETRRFDNEAGRFTLIFLAAPGQGDVAEVELTYNWPPADGSAPEEYTGGRNFGHLAYRVDDIYATCQRLMDAGVTINRPPRDGHMAFVRSPDGISVELLQEGTLDPAEPWASMPNTGSW; via the coding sequence ATGACAAAATATCTTCACACCATGATCCGCGTGTCGGATCCCGACGCCACGGTCGATTTCTTCAAGCTGATCGGGCTCGAGGAAACCCGCCGTTTCGACAATGAGGCGGGGCGTTTCACGCTGATCTTTCTCGCCGCGCCCGGACAGGGCGATGTGGCCGAGGTCGAGCTCACCTATAACTGGCCGCCCGCCGACGGCAGCGCCCCCGAAGAATATACGGGCGGGCGCAATTTCGGCCATCTCGCCTACCGGGTCGACGACATCTATGCGACGTGCCAGCGGCTGATGGACGCCGGGGTGACGATCAACCGCCCGCCGCGCGACGGCCATATGGCGTTCGTCCGCTCGCCCGACGGCATTTCGGTCGAACTGCTGCAGGAAGGCACGCTCGACCCCGCCGAGCCTTGGGCGTCGATGCCCAACACGGGCAGCTGGTAA
- a CDS encoding DUF6356 family protein — MFKRLFVDHPKSVDENYIEHFGVASKFGVTMIYGGLCALVHAVVPGWCITTGSDTIQRLNRIMVEQRRAKGQAVTQLSTVDWVI, encoded by the coding sequence ATGTTCAAGCGCCTGTTCGTCGACCATCCGAAGAGCGTCGATGAAAATTACATCGAACATTTCGGTGTCGCGTCGAAATTCGGGGTGACGATGATCTATGGCGGGCTGTGCGCGCTCGTCCATGCCGTGGTCCCCGGCTGGTGCATCACCACGGGCAGCGACACGATCCAGCGGCTCAACCGGATCATGGTCGAACAGCGCCGCGCCAAGGGACAGGCGGTGACCCAGCTCAGCACGGTCGACTGGGTCATCTGA
- a CDS encoding thioesterase family protein, which yields MARSDFKFHVTKRVRYAEIDAQRVVFNSRYLEYFDIGITEYWRAAGVYDRWPGHSSPEFHVARAEVDYKVPILLDEEIDICVRAARVGKSSMTFLFELHGAGKDDLRASGQLINVHVAEAQGAPAPVPDEFLFLFEAFEARSLRA from the coding sequence ATGGCTCGCAGCGACTTCAAATTCCACGTCACCAAGCGCGTCCGCTATGCCGAGATCGACGCGCAGCGCGTCGTGTTCAACAGCCGCTACCTCGAATATTTCGACATCGGGATCACCGAATATTGGCGCGCCGCGGGCGTCTATGACCGCTGGCCCGGTCATAGCAGCCCCGAATTCCACGTCGCGCGGGCCGAGGTCGACTACAAGGTTCCGATCCTGCTCGACGAGGAGATCGACATCTGCGTGCGCGCGGCGCGCGTCGGGAAAAGCTCGATGACCTTCCTGTTCGAGCTCCACGGCGCGGGCAAGGACGACCTGCGCGCCAGCGGACAGCTCATCAATGTCCATGTCGCCGAGGCGCAGGGTGCGCCCGCGCCGGTGCCGGACGAATTCCTATTCCTGTTCGAAGCGTTTGAAGCGCGGTCCCTTCGCGCCTAA
- a CDS encoding MerC family mercury resistance protein, translated as MCLPAARPRLADLTGLVLSFTCLIHCLALPLILLLAPALSRWIALPEGVHAAILLLALPAAVIAMKGGWRRHRRTMPAICAAAGLGLLALGLSAHEGWIAVTDPEAADRLLTSAGALTLAAAHLANWRWRHRAREHRLRP; from the coding sequence ATGTGCCTCCCCGCCGCGCGCCCGCGCCTTGCCGACCTGACGGGGCTTGTCCTCTCGTTCACCTGCCTGATCCATTGCCTCGCGCTGCCGCTGATCCTCCTGCTCGCGCCCGCGCTCAGCCGCTGGATCGCCTTGCCCGAGGGCGTCCATGCGGCGATCCTGCTGCTGGCCCTTCCCGCGGCGGTGATCGCGATGAAGGGCGGATGGCGGCGGCATCGGCGGACGATGCCCGCGATATGCGCGGCCGCGGGGCTCGGGCTGCTCGCGCTCGGCCTGTCGGCGCATGAGGGGTGGATCGCCGTCACCGATCCCGAGGCGGCCGACCGTCTCCTGACCTCGGCCGGGGCGCTGACTCTTGCCGCGGCGCATCTGGCGAACTGGCGCTGGCGTCACCGCGCCCGCGAGCATAGACTGCGCCCATGA
- a CDS encoding helix-turn-helix transcriptional regulator, protein MRNRLKVLRAERDWSQGDLAERLEVSRQSVNAIETGKYDPSLPLAFRISDVFGLPIEAIFLRER, encoded by the coding sequence GTGAGGAATCGCCTCAAGGTTCTGCGCGCCGAGCGCGACTGGAGCCAGGGCGACCTCGCCGAGCGGCTCGAGGTATCGCGCCAGTCGGTCAATGCGATCGAAACGGGAAAATATGATCCGTCCTTGCCGCTCGCCTTTCGCATTTCGGATGTCTTCGGCCTGCCGATCGAGGCAATATTTCTGCGCGAGCGATAA
- the thrS gene encoding threonine--tRNA ligase, with translation MSQMIRVTLPDGSAREVVRGTTPAQIAADIGPGLAKAALAAKIDGELRDIMRPLEEDTNLALVTSRDEADALELVRHDYAHVLAEAVQNLFPGTQITFGPSTNDGFYYDFAPTAEHGPFRDDELPLIEEEMRKIIAADLPLTREVWERDRLIAKWQADGETFKAEWAAELPEGEELTVYRSGDGWMDMCRGPHLASTGKLDPAAFKLTRVSGAYWRGDQKNAQLSRIYGTGWLNKKQLAEHLVRLEEAAKRDHRKIGREMDLFHLQEEAHGSVFWHPKGYRIYRELEAYMRRAIDGAAYQEVKTPQVMDARQWEQSGHWGKYRENMFVIPDEVPNIEDDGPIVSDAAEWMALKPMNCPAHVLIFRQGMKSYRDLPLRMAEMGCCHRNEPHGALHGIMRVRQFTQDDGHIFCREDQIVDEVRDFCALLDRVYRELGFENYAVKLALRPEKRFGTDEMWDKAEAELREAVVRAGMATEEYGWEELPGEGAFYAPKLEFHLTDAIGRTWQCGTIQSDRVLPERLDASYIGEDGERHRPVMLHRAILGTYERFIGILIEHFAGRFPVWLAPVQAVVATIVSDADDYAKDAVAQLTAAGIRAESDLRNEKINYKVREHSLAKVPYLLVVGKREAEEGSVAIRTLGQDGQRIMPLADAIAMLKGEATPPDLRD, from the coding sequence ATGTCCCAGATGATCCGTGTCACCCTTCCCGATGGCTCTGCCCGTGAAGTCGTGCGCGGGACGACCCCGGCGCAGATCGCGGCCGACATCGGACCCGGCCTTGCGAAGGCCGCGCTTGCCGCGAAGATCGACGGCGAACTGCGCGACATCATGCGTCCGCTGGAGGAGGATACGAACCTCGCGCTGGTGACGAGCCGCGACGAGGCCGATGCGCTTGAACTCGTGCGCCACGATTATGCGCACGTCCTCGCCGAAGCGGTACAGAATCTGTTTCCGGGCACGCAGATCACCTTCGGTCCCTCGACGAACGACGGCTTCTATTACGACTTCGCGCCGACCGCCGAGCATGGCCCGTTCCGCGACGACGAACTGCCGCTGATCGAGGAGGAGATGCGCAAGATCATCGCCGCCGACCTTCCCCTCACGAGGGAAGTGTGGGAGCGCGACCGGCTGATCGCCAAATGGCAGGCCGATGGCGAGACCTTCAAGGCCGAATGGGCGGCCGAACTGCCCGAGGGCGAGGAACTCACCGTCTATCGCTCGGGTGACGGTTGGATGGACATGTGCCGCGGTCCGCATCTCGCCTCGACCGGCAAGCTCGATCCGGCGGCGTTCAAGCTGACGCGCGTGTCGGGCGCCTATTGGCGCGGCGACCAGAAGAATGCGCAGCTTTCGCGCATCTACGGCACCGGCTGGCTCAACAAGAAGCAGCTCGCCGAGCATCTCGTGCGGCTCGAGGAGGCCGCGAAGCGCGACCATCGCAAGATCGGGCGCGAGATGGACCTGTTCCACCTGCAGGAGGAAGCGCATGGCAGCGTTTTCTGGCACCCCAAGGGTTATCGCATCTATCGCGAGCTCGAGGCCTATATGCGCCGCGCGATCGACGGCGCCGCCTATCAGGAGGTCAAGACGCCGCAGGTGATGGACGCGCGCCAGTGGGAACAGTCGGGTCATTGGGGCAAATATCGCGAGAATATGTTCGTCATCCCCGACGAGGTGCCGAATATCGAGGACGACGGCCCGATCGTCTCGGATGCCGCCGAATGGATGGCGCTGAAGCCGATGAATTGCCCGGCGCATGTCCTGATCTTCCGCCAGGGCATGAAGAGCTATCGCGACCTGCCGCTGCGCATGGCCGAAATGGGCTGCTGCCACCGCAACGAGCCGCATGGCGCGCTCCACGGCATCATGCGCGTGCGCCAGTTCACGCAGGACGACGGCCATATCTTCTGCCGCGAGGACCAGATCGTCGACGAGGTGCGCGATTTCTGCGCGCTGCTCGACCGCGTCTACAGAGAGCTCGGTTTCGAGAATTATGCGGTGAAGCTCGCGTTGCGCCCCGAAAAACGGTTCGGCACCGACGAAATGTGGGACAAGGCCGAGGCCGAGCTGCGCGAAGCCGTCGTCCGCGCCGGCATGGCGACCGAGGAATATGGCTGGGAAGAATTGCCGGGCGAGGGCGCCTTCTATGCGCCCAAGCTCGAATTTCATCTGACCGACGCGATCGGCCGGACGTGGCAGTGCGGGACGATCCAGTCCGACCGCGTGCTGCCCGAGCGCCTCGACGCGAGCTATATCGGCGAGGATGGCGAGCGCCACCGCCCGGTGATGCTTCATCGCGCGATCCTCGGCACCTATGAGCGTTTCATCGGCATATTGATCGAGCATTTCGCCGGCCGCTTCCCGGTCTGGCTCGCGCCGGTGCAGGCGGTGGTCGCGACGATCGTTTCGGACGCCGACGATTATGCCAAGGATGCCGTGGCGCAGCTCACCGCGGCGGGCATCCGCGCCGAAAGCGACCTCAGGAACGAGAAGATCAACTACAAGGTGCGCGAACACAGCCTCGCCAAAGTCCCCTATCTGCTCGTCGTCGGCAAGCGCGAGGCCGAGGAAGGCAGCGTCGCGATCCGCACGCTCGGACAGGACGGCCAGCGCATCATGCCGCTCGCCGACGCGATCGCGATGCTGAAGGGTGAGGCGACGCCGCCGGACCTGCGCGATTGA
- a CDS encoding alpha/beta hydrolase — MIPVDPAPDYLERAGRPRLAYRHTPGAGPAIVFLPGYMSDMAGGKATALFDWAAGEGQACLLLDYAGCGLSGGLFADQTLLDWRGDILDLIDAKVEGPVVIVGSSMGGWLMLLTALALVQRDGPARVAGLVGIAAAPDFTGWGFTPEEKAIIQAEGALVEETPYSDQPYVTTRAFWQSGEANRLLDGEIPLACPVRLLHGQEDGDVPPGISLRLAAALVSEDVQVTLVKGGDHRLSRDGDIALLIDTVARLATN; from the coding sequence CTGATCCCGGTGGACCCCGCCCCCGATTATCTCGAACGCGCTGGCCGCCCGCGGCTCGCCTATCGCCATACGCCCGGCGCCGGCCCGGCGATCGTCTTCCTGCCGGGCTATATGTCCGACATGGCGGGCGGCAAGGCGACGGCGCTGTTCGACTGGGCGGCGGGCGAGGGCCAGGCCTGCCTGCTGCTCGACTATGCCGGATGCGGATTGTCGGGCGGGCTGTTCGCCGACCAGACATTGCTCGACTGGCGCGGCGACATACTCGACCTGATCGATGCGAAAGTCGAAGGGCCGGTGGTCATCGTCGGGTCGTCGATGGGCGGCTGGCTGATGCTGCTCACGGCATTGGCGCTGGTGCAGCGCGACGGGCCGGCGCGCGTCGCCGGGCTGGTCGGGATCGCGGCGGCGCCCGATTTCACCGGCTGGGGCTTCACGCCGGAAGAAAAGGCGATCATCCAGGCCGAAGGCGCGCTGGTCGAGGAAACGCCCTACAGCGACCAGCCCTATGTGACGACGCGCGCTTTCTGGCAGTCGGGCGAAGCGAACCGCCTGCTCGACGGCGAAATCCCCCTCGCCTGCCCCGTGCGCCTGCTCCACGGACAGGAAGACGGCGACGTCCCGCCCGGCATCAGTCTCCGCCTCGCGGCCGCGCTCGTGAGCGAGGATGTGCAGGTCACGCTCGTCAAGGGCGGCGATCATCGACTGTCGCGCGATGGCGACATCGCGCTGCTGATCGACACCGTCGCGCGGCTCGCGACAAACTAG
- the gloB gene encoding hydroxyacylglutathione hydrolase, translating to MAALDIVRIPVLSDNYVWLVHDPASKATMAVDPAVAEPVLAAAAERGWTITDIWNTHWHPDHTGGNAAIKEATGCTITGPAAEYARIPTLDVQVKGGDKVKLGAHVADVWDVPAHTAGHIAYHFAADAAIFVGDTMFAMGCGRLFEGTAEQMFANMRKLGTLDDATRVYCAHEYTLSNARFAVTVDPGNEALAARLAAVEAARAAGEATVPTSIGEERATNPFFRAPDAAELARIRALKDAA from the coding sequence GTGGCTGCGCTGGACATCGTCCGTATTCCCGTCCTCAGCGACAATTATGTCTGGCTGGTCCACGATCCCGCCAGCAAGGCGACGATGGCCGTCGATCCGGCGGTCGCCGAGCCCGTGCTGGCCGCGGCGGCGGAACGCGGCTGGACGATCACCGACATCTGGAACACCCACTGGCATCCCGACCACACCGGCGGCAACGCCGCGATCAAAGAAGCCACCGGTTGCACCATCACCGGCCCGGCGGCCGAATATGCGCGCATCCCGACGCTCGACGTGCAGGTGAAGGGCGGCGACAAGGTCAAGCTCGGCGCGCACGTCGCCGACGTCTGGGACGTGCCGGCGCATACGGCGGGCCATATCGCCTATCATTTCGCCGCGGATGCCGCGATCTTCGTCGGCGACACGATGTTCGCGATGGGCTGCGGCCGGCTGTTCGAGGGCACCGCCGAGCAGATGTTCGCCAATATGCGGAAACTCGGCACGCTCGACGACGCGACGCGCGTTTATTGCGCGCACGAATATACGCTGTCGAACGCGCGCTTCGCGGTCACGGTCGATCCCGGCAACGAGGCGCTCGCGGCGCGGCTGGCGGCGGTCGAGGCGGCGCGCGCGGCGGGCGAGGCGACGGTCCCGACCAGCATCGGCGAAGAGCGGGCGACCAACCCCTTTTTTCGCGCCCCCGACGCGGCCGAACTGGCGCGTATCCGCGCGCTCAAGGATGCCGCCTGA
- a CDS encoding AMP-dependent synthetase/ligase, which produces MKLENPHLDHFSSLVAMFFDRAGRGGEDPFLWRKADRAWQPLSWRQVANQVAALAHNLRELGLKEGDRVVLVSENRPEWCIADLGIMAAGCITVPTYTTNTERDHQHILDNSGAKAVIVSTAKLARTLMPAVMRSEAHIVITMESLRVGQQGEVTVHDWAPLVEGGEAWVEETKARGLGVKREDTACIIYTSGTGGAPRGVMQHHGAILHNAAGAAEVLVNDFGIGDEEVFLSFLPLSHAYEHSGGQFLPIMVGAQIYYSEGLEKLVSNIEETRPTIMVVVPRLFEVIRARMIKAVEKQGRLANWMLNQALRVGEKDYERRMGVLDRPVDLILDKLFRPKIGKRFGGRMKALVSGGAPLNPEIGVFFHSIGLTLLQGYGQTEAGPVISCNRPSAGIKMDTVGPPLMDTEVKIADDGEICVRGELVMKGYWRNQAETERVLIPDAADPEAGPWLHTGDIGHIDDQGRIVITDRKKDLIVNDKGDNVSPQRVEGMLTLQPEILQAMVYGDKRPHLVGILVPDPEWAAEWAEAEGLPKDLKLLREHEKFRTAIRTAVDRVNGQLSVIEKVRKFDFADEPFSIENEQMTPSMKIRRHILKQVYADKIAALYKA; this is translated from the coding sequence ATGAAGCTCGAAAATCCCCATCTCGACCATTTTTCGAGTCTGGTCGCGATGTTCTTCGACCGCGCGGGGCGGGGCGGCGAAGATCCCTTCCTGTGGCGCAAGGCCGACCGCGCGTGGCAGCCGCTGAGCTGGCGGCAGGTCGCCAATCAGGTCGCGGCGCTCGCGCACAATCTGCGCGAACTCGGCCTGAAGGAAGGCGACCGCGTGGTGCTGGTCAGCGAGAATCGCCCCGAATGGTGCATCGCCGACCTCGGTATCATGGCGGCGGGCTGCATCACCGTGCCGACCTACACGACCAACACCGAACGCGATCACCAGCATATCCTCGATAACAGCGGCGCGAAGGCGGTGATCGTGTCGACCGCGAAGCTCGCGCGGACGCTGATGCCCGCGGTCATGCGCTCCGAAGCGCATATCGTCATCACGATGGAAAGCCTGCGCGTCGGTCAGCAGGGCGAGGTCACGGTCCACGACTGGGCGCCGCTCGTCGAGGGCGGCGAGGCGTGGGTCGAGGAGACCAAGGCGCGCGGACTCGGCGTCAAGCGCGAGGATACTGCCTGCATCATCTACACCAGCGGCACCGGCGGCGCGCCGCGCGGGGTGATGCAGCATCATGGCGCGATCCTGCACAATGCCGCGGGCGCCGCCGAAGTGCTGGTGAACGATTTCGGCATCGGCGACGAGGAGGTCTTCCTGTCCTTCCTGCCGCTCAGTCACGCCTATGAACATTCGGGCGGTCAGTTCCTGCCGATCATGGTCGGGGCGCAAATCTATTACAGCGAGGGGCTCGAAAAGCTCGTCTCGAACATCGAGGAGACGCGCCCGACGATCATGGTCGTCGTGCCGCGCCTGTTCGAGGTGATCCGCGCGCGGATGATCAAGGCGGTCGAAAAACAGGGCAGGCTCGCGAACTGGATGCTGAATCAGGCGCTGCGCGTCGGCGAGAAGGATTATGAGCGGCGGATGGGCGTGCTCGACCGGCCGGTCGACCTGATCCTCGACAAATTGTTCCGGCCCAAGATCGGCAAACGGTTCGGCGGCCGGATGAAGGCGCTGGTGTCGGGCGGCGCGCCGCTCAATCCCGAAATCGGCGTCTTCTTCCACTCGATCGGGCTGACCCTGCTGCAAGGCTATGGGCAGACCGAGGCGGGGCCGGTGATCAGCTGCAACCGCCCGAGCGCGGGGATCAAGATGGACACGGTCGGCCCGCCGCTGATGGATACCGAAGTGAAGATCGCCGACGACGGCGAAATCTGCGTGCGCGGCGAACTCGTCATGAAGGGCTATTGGCGCAACCAGGCCGAGACCGAGCGCGTGCTGATCCCCGATGCCGCCGATCCCGAGGCGGGGCCGTGGCTCCACACCGGCGACATCGGCCATATCGACGATCAGGGGCGCATCGTCATCACCGACCGCAAGAAGGATTTGATCGTCAACGACAAGGGCGACAATGTGTCGCCGCAGCGCGTCGAGGGCATGCTGACGCTCCAGCCCGAAATCCTGCAGGCGATGGTCTATGGCGACAAGCGTCCGCACCTCGTCGGCATTTTGGTGCCCGATCCCGAATGGGCGGCCGAATGGGCCGAGGCCGAGGGGCTGCCCAAGGATCTGAAACTGCTGCGCGAGCATGAGAAGTTCCGCACCGCGATCCGCACTGCGGTCGACCGCGTCAACGGCCAGCTCTCGGTGATCGAGAAGGTGCGCAAGTTCGACTTCGCCGACGAGCCGTTCAGCATCGAGAATGAGCAGATGACGCCGTCGATGAAGATCCGGCGGCACATTCTGAAGCAAGTCTACGCGGACAAGATTGCGGCGCTGTATAAGGCATAA
- a CDS encoding metallophosphoesterase — protein sequence MSGEEKRRPRRRLRWLLLLALVGAGLLAKGYWNATRDPVIRTATLGVAGLPMEQPALKLLLLSDIHVAGPDMPPERLVRIVADLNRLKPDLVLIAGDLVSEKRGATHIYSPAEIVAPLGELKARLGVVVAPGNHDHWFRPDALRGELEKRGIRVLQNEAVKLGPLVVGGVDDDYSGHDDVPATFAAMDRLGPGVPLLLTHSPDIVPELPRSVAAVFAGHTHCGQIRFPFIGALTYVSRYGDRFACGAIDDEGQRVFVGAGLGTSLLPLRYLTPPDAWLITLKPKGPRP from the coding sequence TTGAGCGGGGAGGAGAAGCGTCGCCCGCGCCGCCGGCTGCGCTGGCTCTTGTTGCTGGCGCTCGTCGGCGCGGGGCTTCTCGCCAAAGGCTATTGGAACGCGACGCGCGATCCGGTGATCCGGACCGCGACGCTGGGCGTCGCAGGCCTGCCCATGGAGCAGCCCGCTCTTAAATTGCTGCTGCTGTCGGACATCCACGTCGCGGGACCCGATATGCCGCCCGAACGGCTCGTGCGGATCGTGGCCGACCTTAATCGCCTGAAGCCCGACCTCGTGCTGATCGCGGGCGATCTCGTCAGCGAAAAGCGCGGCGCGACGCATATCTATTCGCCTGCCGAGATCGTGGCGCCGCTCGGCGAGCTGAAGGCGCGGCTCGGCGTCGTCGTCGCGCCGGGCAATCACGATCACTGGTTCCGGCCCGACGCGCTGCGCGGCGAACTCGAAAAGCGCGGCATCCGGGTGCTGCAGAATGAAGCGGTAAAGCTCGGCCCGCTTGTCGTCGGCGGGGTCGACGACGATTATTCGGGGCACGATGATGTGCCGGCGACCTTCGCCGCGATGGACCGGCTGGGGCCGGGCGTCCCGCTGCTGCTCACGCACAGTCCGGACATCGTGCCCGAACTCCCGCGATCCGTCGCCGCGGTCTTCGCGGGGCATACGCATTGCGGTCAGATCCGTTTCCCGTTCATCGGCGCACTGACCTATGTCTCGCGCTATGGCGACCGCTTCGCTTGTGGTGCGATCGACGACGAGGGCCAGCGCGTCTTTGTCGGCGCGGGGCTCGGGACCAGCCTCCTGCCGCTTCGTTACCTCACGCCGCCCGACGCGTGGTTGATCACGCTGAAACCGAAAGGCCCGCGCCCATGA
- a CDS encoding sulfite exporter TauE/SafE family protein, with protein MTDIQHLVGVAPLTLAGAAAMTFGAAYVRGLTGFGMAIILVPLLGLIIPPAQAVVLGILLQLLIGPVGLGLIHADADRATALPIGLIAMVTTEGGMAVLDVTRPDVARLLITVVAVGAFVAVLLPKQPEGHKPGRAAVIGTGVASGVLTGFAAMPGPPVVPFYLRRRLDPKTARASMLLIFFLTAIAGTAAALWVGIATQRLFLLALLLFAPMWLGNRFGGRHFGSVPPHVWQAMVAVVLGLAAISAVVRILN; from the coding sequence ATGACCGATATACAGCACCTCGTCGGCGTCGCCCCGCTGACGCTCGCCGGGGCGGCAGCCATGACCTTCGGCGCCGCCTATGTGCGTGGGCTGACGGGGTTCGGCATGGCGATCATCCTCGTGCCGCTGCTCGGCCTCATCATTCCGCCGGCGCAGGCGGTGGTGCTCGGCATCTTGCTGCAATTGCTGATCGGGCCGGTCGGGCTGGGGCTGATCCACGCCGATGCCGACCGCGCGACGGCGCTGCCGATCGGGCTGATCGCGATGGTGACGACCGAAGGCGGCATGGCGGTGCTCGACGTGACGCGGCCCGACGTCGCGCGGCTGCTGATCACCGTGGTCGCGGTGGGCGCGTTCGTCGCCGTGCTGCTCCCCAAGCAGCCCGAGGGACACAAGCCGGGCCGCGCCGCGGTGATCGGCACCGGGGTCGCTTCGGGCGTTCTCACCGGTTTCGCCGCGATGCCAGGACCGCCGGTGGTGCCCTTCTATCTGCGCCGCCGCCTCGATCCGAAGACCGCGCGCGCATCGATGCTGCTGATCTTCTTTCTCACCGCCATCGCCGGTACCGCGGCGGCGTTGTGGGTCGGAATCGCAACGCAGCGGCTGTTCCTGCTCGCGCTGCTGCTCTTCGCGCCGATGTGGCTCGGAAACCGCTTCGGCGGGCGCCATTTCGGCAGCGTGCCGCCGCACGTCTGGCAGGCGATGGTTGCCGTCGTGCTGGGCCTTGCCGCGATTTCGGCGGTGGTGCGGATTCTCAACTAA